From one Geoalkalibacter halelectricus genomic stretch:
- a CDS encoding FliH/SctL family protein, which translates to MSRVFRMEETAALKTLRFLDFDAQDADQALGGFGVFVAEDLSARARVLEQPAQAAPTAAAAREQLEEARREGHRQAMNEAAGALVQAADALSQALDEVSRLRATLLKNSTEDMVRLVMAIAEQVVGAEIDTRPEFVLETLKSALQHALKADEYQVRVHPEDLALVVEHKPLFLAAVSGLRDLRFSADDGVSRGGCVVESHLGQVDATIDSRLDEIRQRLQEHLGAR; encoded by the coding sequence TTGTCTAGGGTATTTCGCATGGAGGAGACGGCAGCGCTCAAGACTTTGCGCTTCCTGGATTTCGACGCGCAGGACGCGGATCAGGCCCTGGGCGGGTTCGGCGTGTTTGTCGCGGAGGATCTGAGCGCGCGCGCCCGGGTGTTGGAACAGCCCGCCCAGGCGGCACCCACCGCCGCGGCGGCGCGCGAACAGCTCGAGGAGGCGCGCCGCGAGGGTCACCGCCAGGCCATGAATGAGGCCGCCGGCGCGCTGGTGCAGGCCGCCGATGCCCTGAGCCAGGCCCTCGACGAGGTGAGCCGGTTGCGCGCCACCTTGCTGAAAAACAGCACCGAGGACATGGTGCGTCTGGTCATGGCGATTGCCGAGCAGGTGGTTGGGGCCGAGATCGACACGCGCCCGGAGTTCGTGCTCGAAACCCTTAAAAGCGCTCTGCAGCATGCTCTTAAGGCGGACGAATACCAGGTGCGGGTGCATCCCGAGGATCTCGCCCTGGTGGTCGAGCACAAGCCGTTGTTCCTGGCGGCGGTGAGCGGTCTGCGCGACCTGCGCTTCAGCGCCGACGACGGGGTTTCGCGCGGCGGCTGCGTGGTGGAATCCCACCTGGGCCAGGTCGACGCCACCATCGACAGCCGCCTCGACGAGATCCGCCAGCGGCTGCAAGAACATCTCGGAGCGCGCTGA
- the fliJ gene encoding flagellar export protein FliJ — translation MTPKFKLQPVLDYRQILEDQAKQDLARSLQQEADLLTRLTQEEQDLSELYRDLEEHQRDGIRCEYLLLFQNRISHKVETVARLVEDLERLRRQIDQKRLRLTEAGRDKKLLEKLKEKKRLEFEQESKRRDGIVLDEIAVQFHRR, via the coding sequence ATGACACCGAAGTTCAAACTGCAACCGGTTCTCGACTATCGCCAGATTCTCGAGGACCAGGCCAAGCAGGATCTGGCGCGCAGCCTGCAGCAGGAAGCCGATCTGCTCACCCGGCTGACCCAGGAGGAGCAGGATCTGAGTGAGCTCTACCGCGATCTCGAAGAGCACCAGCGTGACGGTATTCGCTGCGAGTATCTGCTGCTGTTCCAAAACCGCATCAGCCACAAGGTGGAGACGGTGGCGCGACTGGTGGAGGATCTCGAGCGGTTGCGCCGCCAGATCGATCAAAAGCGCCTGCGCCTTACGGAAGCCGGGCGCGACAAAAAGCTGCTGGAAAAACTCAAGGAAAAAAAGCGCCTCGAATTCGAGCAAGAAAGCAAACGCCGCGACGGCATCGTGCTCGACGAGATCGCCGTTCAGTTTCACAGGAGATGA
- a CDS encoding MotE family protein, producing MTRLMLPPLLMIALLFLVPAPGQAGSVEERRILNELQEQRRALQEREKKLDQREIELKTLQAEVDKKLGELRQWREELAVMLAQKDEVEIQKAQELSKMYERMDPASAARILTTLDKELAVAILEGMRAKSAGRILAAMDYEIASRLTVSYSSPEN from the coding sequence ATGACCCGTTTGATGCTGCCCCCCCTGCTGATGATCGCACTGCTGTTTCTGGTGCCCGCGCCCGGGCAGGCCGGCTCGGTGGAAGAGCGCCGCATTCTCAACGAACTGCAGGAGCAGCGCCGCGCCCTGCAGGAGCGGGAAAAGAAGTTGGATCAGCGCGAAATCGAGCTAAAGACTCTGCAGGCCGAGGTCGATAAGAAACTCGGCGAGCTGCGGCAGTGGCGTGAAGAGCTGGCCGTCATGCTCGCGCAGAAGGATGAGGTCGAAATCCAGAAGGCCCAGGAATTGAGCAAAATGTACGAACGTATGGACCCCGCCAGCGCCGCGCGCATTCTCACCACCCTGGACAAGGAACTGGCCGTGGCCATTCTCGAAGGCATGCGCGCCAAATCCGCCGGCCGCATCCTGGCCGCCATGGACTACGAAATCGCCTCGCGACTCACCGTTTCCTATTCCTCGCCGGAGAACTAA
- a CDS encoding flagellar hook-length control protein FliK, with amino-acid sequence MQALMIDMTQLLPGLAGAQAQGKGVNNDNFAKLLQALAGAGEHNEELFSALAAEDQALGAQPAELFTPQPTLIPAQVAEMARELPAQGPRYENLPQGTSAPQVQADVSPGEGRAAFAVEQHPGFVSLRQPDSGLPQAQPSFGAQGGAQNPWGETSRQELTPQPEAVPVDPKAHAQALRPGAQASGAATDSAVMAARMQAVVPEQMGKAAVEPGVDRGVSPESQGAPAPSLRRDEPGQMLRDTMDARFAALLGPRALHGESLRPSEGGRLDAVLVQEPGAGEESSRIAGLASRQGQSDAGTLLHRNPAAEVALPSPGAAAEPSTTFAVDTARSAPVTPEAAAPQTVKLPSGAQVPEQQILNQVMERLQVRNAGERSVMTLRLNPQELGELRMELVMEKGVLKAQVLAQTPQVQEVLERNLHRLREALEGQGVKIDSFEVGLDDGRRNGGHQAFDQRPAAEFAQPRTSARSLAALEKESPEPSAAAPAGGGINLRI; translated from the coding sequence ATGCAAGCACTCATGATCGATATGACTCAGCTGCTTCCCGGTCTTGCTGGGGCTCAGGCCCAGGGGAAGGGCGTGAACAACGATAATTTCGCCAAGTTGTTGCAGGCCCTCGCCGGGGCCGGCGAGCACAACGAGGAGTTGTTCTCCGCTCTGGCCGCCGAGGATCAGGCATTGGGCGCGCAGCCCGCGGAGCTTTTCACGCCGCAGCCGACCCTGATCCCCGCTCAGGTTGCCGAGATGGCGCGGGAGCTGCCGGCCCAAGGGCCTCGATACGAAAACCTGCCCCAGGGGACTTCTGCCCCGCAAGTGCAAGCAGACGTATCGCCAGGTGAAGGCCGCGCCGCTTTTGCGGTCGAGCAACATCCTGGCTTTGTGTCCCTGCGACAGCCGGATTCCGGATTGCCGCAGGCTCAGCCGTCCTTCGGGGCACAGGGCGGTGCGCAAAATCCCTGGGGCGAGACTTCTCGTCAGGAATTGACGCCCCAACCCGAAGCAGTGCCGGTTGATCCCAAGGCGCACGCCCAGGCCTTGCGCCCCGGTGCGCAAGCGTCCGGCGCGGCAACCGACTCTGCCGTCATGGCGGCCAGGATGCAAGCCGTGGTTCCTGAGCAGATGGGCAAGGCGGCAGTTGAGCCTGGGGTGGACAGGGGTGTGTCCCCCGAATCCCAAGGCGCCCCAGCACCGAGCCTGCGCCGGGATGAGCCCGGCCAGATGCTCAGAGACACCATGGATGCGCGTTTCGCGGCGTTGCTCGGCCCACGTGCCCTGCACGGCGAAAGCCTGCGCCCGAGCGAGGGCGGACGGCTGGACGCGGTCCTGGTGCAGGAACCAGGAGCCGGCGAGGAAAGCTCCCGGATCGCGGGGCTCGCCTCCCGCCAGGGGCAATCGGACGCAGGCACGTTGCTGCACCGCAATCCGGCGGCTGAAGTTGCTCTCCCCTCTCCGGGAGCAGCGGCGGAGCCAAGCACGACCTTCGCCGTGGACACAGCGCGAAGCGCGCCTGTTACACCGGAAGCCGCGGCACCCCAAACCGTCAAGCTGCCCTCAGGCGCTCAGGTTCCCGAGCAGCAGATCCTCAACCAGGTTATGGAACGCCTCCAGGTGCGCAACGCCGGAGAACGCAGCGTCATGACCCTGCGGCTAAATCCCCAGGAACTGGGCGAGCTGCGCATGGAACTGGTGATGGAAAAGGGCGTGCTCAAGGCCCAGGTGCTGGCTCAGACCCCGCAGGTTCAGGAGGTTCTGGAGCGCAACCTCCATCGTCTGCGTGAGGCCCTGGAAGGTCAGGGCGTCAAAATCGACAGTTTCGAGGTCGGTCTTGACGACGGACGGCGCAACGGCGGGCATCAGGCCTTCGATCAACGGCCCGCGGCGGAGTTTGCGCAACCGCGTACATCCGCCAGATCCCTGGCGGCCCTGGAAAAAGAAAGCCCTGAGCCAAGCGCTGCCGCCCCTGCCGGCGGAGGCATCAACCTGCGGATCTGA
- the fliE gene encoding flagellar hook-basal body complex protein FliE gives MKDITLLTHLQGLGTPPARPAAAASGPGFGEILADTITKVNAAQIHADRQVEELHSGQAKNLHEVMISMEQADISLRLMVQMRNKVSEAYHEVMRMQV, from the coding sequence ATGAAAGACATCACCCTGCTCACGCATCTGCAGGGCCTGGGCACCCCCCCGGCCCGCCCGGCCGCCGCCGCCAGCGGTCCCGGCTTCGGTGAAATTCTCGCCGACACCATTACCAAGGTCAACGCCGCCCAGATCCATGCCGACCGCCAGGTCGAGGAACTGCACAGCGGCCAGGCCAAGAACCTGCACGAAGTCATGATCTCCATGGAGCAGGCCGACATTTCCCTGCGTCTCATGGTGCAGATGCGCAACAAGGTCAGCGAAGCCTATCACGAAGTGATGCGCATGCAGGTTTAA
- the flgC gene encoding flagellar basal body rod protein FlgC, whose translation MDLFNSLRISSSALQAQRLRMDTISSNLANMETTRTPEGGPYQKKSVVFRPVGTSFEERLDRSLRGAVQGVRVDRILADTSEPKLVYDPSHPDADETGYVAMPNINLMDEMVDMKSASRAYEANVTVVKASKRMALKALEIGR comes from the coding sequence ATGGATCTTTTCAATAGTTTGCGGATCAGTTCCTCGGCGCTTCAGGCGCAGCGCCTGCGCATGGACACCATCAGCTCGAACCTGGCCAATATGGAGACCACCCGCACTCCCGAGGGCGGTCCCTACCAAAAGAAAAGCGTGGTTTTTCGTCCGGTGGGCACGTCTTTTGAAGAGCGACTTGATCGAAGCCTGCGCGGCGCGGTGCAGGGAGTGCGGGTCGATCGCATCCTCGCCGACACCAGCGAGCCGAAACTGGTCTACGACCCCTCGCACCCAGACGCCGACGAGACCGGCTATGTGGCCATGCCCAACATCAACCTGATGGACGAGATGGTGGATATGAAATCGGCCAGCCGCGCTTATGAAGCCAACGTCACCGTGGTCAAGGCCAGCAAACGCATGGCCCTCAAGGCCCTTGAAATCGGAAGGTAG
- a CDS encoding flagellar hook assembly protein FlgD, producing the protein MTVIADTQAVASGSLTKSLAGGSVMGKDDFLLLLVTQLQNQDPMNPQDPTEFTAQLAQFSSLEQLFAINDNLGLMAGSSMEMERLSALSMIGKEAVSGNGAFAFNGTSATLGYKLDSTAHEVSLHILDATGRNVANLPAAATSAGEHFLTWNGVGLNGQKVAPGEYQVVVRALDAAEETMPAKPLVKSVITGVDMLGGTNWLVSDNGNFRLKDIVSVRDL; encoded by the coding sequence ATGACGGTCATAGCGGACACCCAGGCGGTCGCTTCAGGCAGCCTGACCAAATCCCTCGCGGGCGGCTCGGTCATGGGCAAGGACGATTTTCTGCTCCTGCTCGTAACCCAACTGCAGAACCAGGATCCCATGAATCCCCAGGATCCCACCGAGTTCACCGCCCAACTGGCGCAGTTCAGCTCCCTGGAGCAGCTCTTCGCCATCAACGACAACCTCGGCCTGATGGCCGGCAGTTCCATGGAGATGGAGCGACTCTCGGCCCTCTCCATGATCGGCAAGGAAGCGGTGTCGGGCAATGGCGCCTTTGCGTTCAACGGCACCTCGGCCACCCTCGGCTACAAGCTCGACAGCACGGCCCATGAGGTGAGCCTGCATATTCTCGATGCCACCGGCCGCAACGTCGCCAACCTGCCGGCCGCGGCCACCTCGGCCGGCGAGCATTTCCTCACCTGGAACGGCGTCGGCCTCAACGGCCAGAAGGTCGCTCCCGGCGAATACCAGGTGGTGGTGCGGGCCCTGGATGCCGCGGAGGAAACGATGCCGGCCAAACCCCTGGTCAAAAGCGTCATCACCGGGGTGGATATGCTCGGCGGCACCAACTGGCTGGTTTCGGACAACGGCAATTTCCGCCTCAAGGACATCGTCAGCGTCAGGGATCTCTAA
- the flgB gene encoding flagellar basal body rod protein FlgB yields MSNLGIFDQTSQLLHKVLDLRQQNQQVIASNIANGNTPGYTAARFEFAEALSAAVGRNDGKMAATHARHFPLSQNNLDQVSGRVLRTPDQSGVGDGNNVSVDQEMLNMAENQLLYEAAAQMLSKKLGLLKYVAQDGR; encoded by the coding sequence ATGTCCAATTTGGGAATTTTCGACCAAACCAGCCAGTTGCTGCACAAGGTGCTTGATCTGCGCCAGCAGAACCAGCAGGTCATCGCCAGCAACATCGCCAACGGCAACACGCCCGGCTACACGGCGGCGCGCTTTGAGTTCGCCGAGGCCCTGAGCGCCGCCGTGGGACGCAATGACGGAAAAATGGCGGCCACCCACGCGCGCCACTTTCCCCTGTCGCAAAACAATCTCGATCAGGTGTCGGGGCGGGTGTTGCGCACCCCGGATCAATCCGGCGTCGGCGACGGCAACAACGTCAGCGTCGACCAGGAAATGCTCAACATGGCCGAAAACCAACTGCTCTACGAAGCGGCGGCGCAGATGCTCAGCAAAAAACTCGGACTGCTCAAATACGTCGCCCAGGATGGGCGCTAA
- a CDS encoding FliI/YscN family ATPase → MEALLESIRAVPPLRVLGKVTRIVGLIVEGSCPQASVGTLCEIQPLDGGPAVPAEVVGFRDSQALLMPLGELRGLGPGSLIRVRRSSAALQVHDGLLGRVIGAMGEPLDGGPPLDGGREMPLYALPPGPLERKKIAQPLDLGVRSINALLTSGLGQRMGIMAGSGVGKSVLLGMMAKHARADVNVIALIGERGREVMEFMERDLGPEGLARSVVVVATSDQSPLLRMRGAFVATTVAEYFCAQGADVLLMMDSVTRFAMAMREVGLAVGEPPTTKGYTPSVFATLPKLLERAGSFRDRGSITGLYTVLVEGDDMNEPIADAVRSILDGHIVLSRALAAKNHYPCIDILASSSRVMRDIVSTEHLRCAGQVREILATFKEAEDLINIGAYAKGSNAKIDYTLTRIEAVTEFLRQGMDEKVDLDTTLAELEALVLDRRKELR, encoded by the coding sequence ATGGAGGCGCTGCTCGAAAGCATTCGCGCCGTGCCCCCCCTGCGGGTGCTCGGCAAGGTCACCCGCATCGTCGGGCTGATCGTCGAGGGCTCTTGTCCCCAGGCCTCGGTAGGCACCCTCTGCGAGATTCAGCCCCTCGACGGCGGACCCGCGGTTCCCGCCGAGGTGGTGGGCTTTCGCGACTCCCAGGCGCTGCTCATGCCCTTGGGGGAATTGCGCGGGCTGGGGCCCGGCAGCCTGATCCGGGTGCGTCGCTCCAGCGCCGCGCTGCAGGTTCATGACGGGCTGCTGGGGCGGGTCATCGGCGCCATGGGCGAGCCCCTCGACGGCGGGCCGCCCCTGGACGGCGGGCGCGAGATGCCGCTCTATGCCCTGCCGCCCGGCCCCCTGGAGCGCAAGAAAATCGCCCAACCCCTGGATTTGGGGGTGCGCTCCATCAACGCCCTTTTGACCAGCGGCCTGGGCCAACGCATGGGCATCATGGCCGGTTCGGGGGTGGGCAAGAGCGTGCTGCTCGGCATGATGGCCAAGCATGCCCGCGCCGACGTCAACGTCATCGCCCTGATCGGCGAGCGTGGCCGCGAGGTCATGGAATTCATGGAACGCGACCTGGGGCCCGAGGGCCTGGCACGCTCCGTGGTGGTGGTCGCCACCTCGGATCAGTCGCCGCTGTTGCGCATGCGCGGCGCCTTCGTCGCCACCACCGTCGCCGAATACTTCTGCGCCCAGGGCGCCGACGTATTGCTGATGATGGACTCGGTCACGCGGTTTGCCATGGCCATGCGCGAGGTCGGGCTGGCCGTGGGCGAGCCGCCCACCACCAAGGGCTACACGCCTTCGGTGTTCGCCACCCTGCCCAAGCTCCTCGAGCGCGCCGGGTCCTTCCGCGACCGCGGCAGCATCACCGGTCTCTACACCGTGCTGGTCGAAGGCGACGACATGAACGAGCCCATCGCCGACGCGGTGCGCTCCATCCTCGACGGCCACATCGTGCTCTCGCGCGCCCTGGCCGCCAAAAACCACTATCCCTGCATCGATATCCTGGCCTCGTCCAGCCGCGTCATGCGCGATATCGTCTCCACCGAACACCTCAGGTGCGCCGGACAGGTGCGCGAGATCCTCGCCACCTTCAAGGAAGCCGAGGATCTCATCAACATCGGCGCCTACGCCAAGGGCAGCAACGCCAAGATCGACTACACCCTCACCCGCATCGAGGCGGTGACGGAGTTTCTGCGCCAGGGCATGGACGAGAAGGTCGATCTGGACACGACCCTGGCCGAACTCGAGGCCCTGGTGCTCGACCGGCGCAAGGAGTTGCGCTGA
- the fliG gene encoding flagellar motor switch protein FliG codes for MQYSKLSGVEKAAILLLCLGEEASSAIFAELDDLEVRMISRCMMAIDHVPADIARDVLNECRQIQNKSIGLFVNGNDFVRRAIASSGDDERAESLLEQVASGTEGRPLETISMMQPRMVASLLESEHPQTIALILSTQKSEHASKVVSFLPEELQADVMYRVAKIDRVSPEVIAQIEDALQREIGVVVSKEQKQVGGIDKVVEILGRLDKGGDRAILAALEVTDPEMAETIRRKMFTFEDLVKLDNRSLQMVLREVNNDTLTLALKSASDEVKEKIFSNISQRAAEMIEEDLEAMGPVRVSEVEAMQQTILQVALKLEEEGQLVIPGRGGEDALV; via the coding sequence ATGCAATATTCGAAACTCTCCGGTGTGGAAAAGGCGGCGATTTTGCTGCTGTGTCTGGGCGAGGAAGCCTCCTCGGCGATCTTTGCCGAGCTCGACGATCTTGAGGTGCGCATGATCAGCCGCTGTATGATGGCCATCGACCACGTGCCCGCCGACATCGCGCGCGACGTGCTCAACGAATGCCGCCAGATCCAGAACAAAAGCATCGGGCTGTTCGTCAACGGCAACGATTTCGTGCGCCGCGCCATCGCCAGCTCCGGCGACGACGAGCGTGCCGAGAGCCTGCTCGAGCAGGTCGCCAGCGGTACCGAGGGCCGGCCCCTGGAAACCATCTCCATGATGCAGCCGCGCATGGTGGCCAGCCTGCTTGAAAGCGAGCATCCCCAGACCATCGCCCTGATTCTCTCGACGCAGAAATCCGAGCATGCGAGCAAGGTTGTCTCTTTTCTTCCCGAGGAGCTGCAGGCCGACGTCATGTACCGCGTGGCCAAGATCGACCGGGTGTCGCCCGAGGTCATCGCGCAGATCGAGGATGCCTTGCAGCGTGAGATCGGCGTGGTGGTGAGCAAGGAGCAGAAGCAGGTCGGCGGCATCGACAAGGTAGTGGAAATCCTCGGGCGGCTCGACAAGGGCGGCGACCGGGCGATTCTTGCCGCCCTGGAGGTCACCGACCCGGAAATGGCCGAAACCATCCGGCGCAAGATGTTCACCTTCGAGGACCTGGTCAAGCTCGACAATCGCTCCTTGCAGATGGTGCTGCGCGAGGTCAACAACGACACCCTGACCCTGGCACTCAAATCGGCATCCGACGAAGTCAAGGAAAAGATCTTCAGCAACATCTCCCAGCGCGCCGCCGAGATGATCGAGGAGGATCTCGAGGCCATGGGCCCGGTGCGGGTTTCCGAGGTCGAGGCCATGCAGCAGACCATCCTGCAGGTGGCGCTCAAGCTCGAGGAGGAAGGCCAGTTGGTGATTCCGGGCCGCGGCGGGGAGGATGCGCTTGTCTAG
- the fliF gene encoding flagellar basal-body MS-ring/collar protein FliF, with protein sequence MAEEAKKLPPKNLFELIMQWPLKRKLSFAGVGLVSLLLFALIILSARTGDYRLLYSNLDSTDAAAVVTWLKDNRIPYRLQNEGRSIYLPANQVYEARLEMAGAGIPQGGGVGFELFDKQSFGMTDFAQKVNYQRALQGELARTIANLSLVEGARVHLALPERRLFREQQQEATASVILQLVPGRSPSDGQVQGIVHLVASSIEGLDPKNVTVIDSTGRVLSKRPGDGIEGPMTPGMLDYQSRVERSLEERAQSLLDRALGIGNSLVRITAQLDFSQVERTEEIFDPSRTAVRSEQVMEERSGQQAAGGVPGVESNLEGPAFALGGGIPSSRNEETTNFEISKSISRTIGSVGGIRNLSVAVLVGDRPAAPGSEGPAFVPRNNNELLSIENMVIGALGLDRNRGDQIQIVSMPFENGLADFPGVESSPLDRFWQFWPLIKYALLAIAAALVYFLLVRPLVRTLKTEAKAVEHYKTVEELESEMSQTGMLPGPRDPMAQIRNEVLAGKATPAQVIKTWLKES encoded by the coding sequence ATGGCCGAAGAAGCGAAAAAATTACCGCCGAAAAATCTGTTTGAGCTCATCATGCAATGGCCCCTCAAGCGCAAGCTGAGCTTTGCCGGGGTAGGGCTGGTGAGCCTGCTGCTGTTCGCGCTTATCATCCTGAGCGCGCGCACCGGGGATTATCGGTTGCTCTACAGCAATCTCGATTCCACCGACGCGGCGGCCGTGGTGACCTGGCTCAAGGACAACCGCATCCCCTATCGGTTGCAGAACGAGGGGCGCTCCATCTACCTGCCCGCCAACCAGGTCTACGAGGCGCGCCTGGAGATGGCCGGCGCCGGCATTCCCCAGGGCGGCGGCGTCGGTTTCGAGCTGTTCGACAAGCAGAGTTTCGGCATGACCGACTTCGCCCAGAAGGTCAACTATCAACGCGCCCTGCAGGGCGAGCTGGCGCGCACCATCGCCAATCTCTCCCTGGTGGAGGGCGCGCGGGTGCACCTGGCCCTGCCGGAGCGGCGCCTGTTTCGCGAGCAGCAGCAGGAGGCCACCGCCTCGGTGATTCTCCAACTGGTGCCCGGGCGCAGCCCCAGCGACGGCCAGGTGCAGGGTATCGTGCACCTGGTGGCGAGCAGCATCGAGGGGCTGGACCCGAAAAACGTCACCGTCATCGACTCCACCGGGCGGGTACTCTCGAAACGGCCGGGCGACGGCATCGAAGGCCCCATGACGCCGGGGATGCTCGACTATCAGAGCCGTGTCGAGCGCAGTCTTGAGGAGCGCGCCCAGTCCCTGCTCGACCGCGCCCTGGGGATCGGCAATTCGCTGGTCCGCATTACCGCGCAACTTGATTTCTCCCAGGTCGAGCGCACCGAGGAAATTTTCGATCCCAGCCGCACCGCGGTGCGTAGCGAGCAGGTCATGGAAGAGCGCTCCGGTCAGCAGGCCGCCGGCGGCGTGCCCGGGGTGGAATCCAACCTTGAAGGCCCGGCCTTTGCCTTGGGCGGCGGTATTCCGTCGAGCCGCAACGAGGAAACCACCAATTTCGAAATCAGCAAATCCATTAGCCGCACCATCGGCTCCGTCGGCGGAATCCGCAACCTCTCGGTGGCGGTGCTGGTCGGTGATCGGCCGGCGGCTCCGGGCAGCGAGGGCCCGGCCTTCGTGCCGCGCAACAACAACGAGCTGCTGTCCATCGAGAATATGGTCATCGGCGCCCTGGGGCTGGATCGCAACCGCGGCGATCAGATCCAGATCGTCTCCATGCCCTTCGAGAACGGCCTGGCCGATTTTCCCGGGGTGGAATCAAGCCCCCTGGATCGGTTCTGGCAGTTCTGGCCGTTGATCAAGTACGCGTTGCTGGCCATCGCCGCCGCCCTGGTTTATTTCCTGCTGGTGCGGCCCCTGGTGCGTACCCTCAAGACCGAGGCCAAGGCCGTCGAGCATTACAAGACCGTCGAGGAGCTGGAGTCGGAGATGAGCCAGACCGGCATGTTGCCTGGGCCCCGCGATCCGATGGCGCAGATCCGCAACGAGGTGCTGGCCGGTAAGGCCACCCCGGCCCAGGTGATCAAAACCTGGCTTAAGGAAAGCTAA
- a CDS encoding TIGR02530 family flagellar biosynthesis protein: MSDKFTLYTPPVYPTAPQPPPASARQPARPAGASFDEVLRGQLKGKPELQFSRHALARMESRGINFGPAELGRIESAVQSVQAKGGRDSLVMLDGNALVVSVKNSTVVTVVDQHSLKNNVFTNIDSAIIA, encoded by the coding sequence ATGAGCGATAAATTCACTCTCTATACCCCGCCGGTCTATCCGACGGCGCCTCAGCCGCCGCCCGCGAGCGCCCGGCAACCGGCCAGGCCCGCCGGCGCCTCTTTCGACGAGGTGCTGCGCGGACAGCTCAAAGGCAAGCCCGAGCTGCAGTTCTCCCGCCACGCCCTGGCGCGCATGGAGAGCCGCGGCATCAACTTCGGCCCCGCCGAACTGGGCCGCATCGAAAGCGCGGTGCAATCCGTCCAGGCCAAGGGCGGGCGCGACTCCCTGGTGATGCTCGACGGCAATGCCCTGGTGGTGAGCGTCAAAAATTCCACCGTCGTCACCGTCGTCGACCAGCACAGCCTCAAAAACAACGTCTTCACCAACATCGACAGCGCCATCATCGCCTGA